In Leishmania major strain Friedlin complete genome, chromosome 26, a genomic segment contains:
- the LPG1L gene encoding galactofuranosyltransferase lpg1-like protein, with protein sequence MAPVPPSSLSPRSTEHATSGAPSFTLPFTDAPPGTLTSITTAAPLPRPAVDERSNAAHATGEAPTGSTHSISDAPQPTEVPQRGADELHSRYVSELAQLDVLDVFPLRPHERRISFIEFARCLGARLSVSPETGVEVERDDLASDRYAPFLISVTLENTQDLKALICNLTMPYRYIVLAQNGDTPEVTPFFRLLRRMFAFTTRLTVLQFPENIGFAGAVNAGLREALRHPFSEVPFLHIVHNDVRFLFSSLEQAVAGAYKTTARDTDMIEALEKEVATEPNEYTPLIRQPDGLRTPLLPGTPLPQQHDRKPVVVTSALLPDRVRYMAPSRRAELMVGHTSFMFANSRGEYTSVFLSRLAVLAVGFFDENFFPILYDDTDYRWRAHLLGFVEDRNAAMNDQVISFDLDCVNQAMNDVDDDGNAEGRLGGLRKAATGPTLSLKGKALQRDCRKAFYAGVQYTYMQQKWGVESMTELMQAHTRREPFSGEAFGGKLRLPLDAWVVDRNRLTNLRTWLRDVGRRILDVDNYNTDVILQAVSP encoded by the coding sequence ATGGCGCCAGTGccgccctcgtcgctgtcgcctcgATCGACTGAGCATGCAACATCAGGGGCGCCAAGCTTCACTCTCCCCTTCACCGACGCCCCTCCTGGCACTCTTACTTCTATCACTACCGCGGCACCGCTACCGCGTCCCGCTGTAGACGAGAGGAGCAATGCCGCGCATGCCACGGGAGAGGCCCCAACGGGGTCCACGCACTCCATCTCCGACGCTCCACAACCCACGGAGGTACCAcagcgcggcgcagacgaGTTGCACAGCCGATACGTATCAGAGCTCGCGCAACTCGACGTCCTCGATGTCTTTCCGCTCCGCCCTCACGAGCGCCGAATCTCGTTTATCGAGTTCGCGCGCTGTCTTGGCGCCCGTCTCTCCGTCAGCCCCGAGACGGGAGTAGAGGTGGAGCGGGACGACCTCGCCTCCGACCGGTACGCGCCGTTTCTCATCTCCGTCACTCTGGAGAACACACAGGATCTCAAGGCGCTCATCTGCAACTTGACGATGCCCTACCGCTACATCGTACTCGCCCAAAATGGCGACACGCCAGAGGTGACGCCGTTTttccgcctgctgcgccgcatgtTCGCCTTCACGACGCGGCTGACGGTTCTCCAGTTCCCCGAAAACATCGGcttcgccggcgccgtcaaTGCCGGTCTGCGTGAGGCCCTCAGACACCCGTTCAGCGAGGTGCCCTTTCTCCACATTGTGCACAACGACGTGCGCTTCTTGTTCTCGTCCCTTGAACAGGCTGTGGCAGGCGCCTACaagacgacggcgagggacACGGATATGATCGAAGCTCTGGAGAAGGAGGTTGCGACAGAGCCGAACGAGTACACACCGCTGATCCGGCAGCCCGACGGCTTGCGCACGCCGCTTCTGCCGGGTACCCCGCTGCCCCAGCAACATGACCGCAAGCCGGTTGTCGTCACGTCGGCGCTGTTGCCGGACCGTGTTCGGTACATGGCCCCGTCCAGGCGCGCGGAGCTGATGGTGGGGCACACTTCCTTCATGTTCGCCAACAGCCGCGGCGAGTACACGAGCGTCTTTCTTTCTCGCCTGGCTGTGCTGGCGGTTGGCTTCTTTGACGAGAATTTCTTTCCTATCCTTTACGACGACACGGACTACCGCTGGCGTGCCCACCTGCTCGGCTTCGTTGAAGACCGCAACGCTGCTATGAACGACCAGGTCATCTCCTTCGACCTCGACTGCGTCAACCAAGCCATGAacgacgtcgacgacgatggcAATGCAGAGGGTCGATTGGGGGGGCTTCGCAAGGCAGCTACGGGGCCGACGCTGTCCCTGAAAGGCAAGGCCCTTCAACGTGACTGCCGCAAGGCCTTCTATGCCGGGGTGCAGTACACGTATATGCAGCAGAAGTGGGGCGTGGAGTCCATGACGGAACTCATGCAGGCGCATACAAGGCGGGAGCCCTTTAGCGGCGAGGCGTTCGGCGGTAAACTGCGCCTGCCGCTGGATGCGTGGGTGGTGGATAGGAACCGGCTGACCAACCTGCGGACGTGGCTGCGCGACGTGGGGCGGCGCATCCTTGATGTGGACAACTATAACACTGACGTTATTCTGCAGGCTGTCAGCCCTTAA
- a CDS encoding putative spliced leader RNA PSE-promoter transcription factor: MCEGATVALLALHPSSLGSKPPLSPPSTDTRTMRRSLRLWCSKLDLDGNPSRYFPRFRPRRLVMPVDPSDLHSDKRQPNPLFMKAKAQKRQRRRAEMRGAVQLASVPKERSVGDVYRLLMDACETQNLFSDAALTPRTVRDLESLLQAYNAASAVLRRSVQAQAAPPDGGAASVGESTTEQGSPRNDSAPQQSSPLYSLAFQASPPPVAASSFASAAAADTLSIREVDQMWSMLDHTPLNAPVHGALALRGDALVRSVLLELTYSAYPRLRSKHVQQLLHETTGLLPCGRVAMRIGLAEHCGVEGDIAMWRELNVLSERMRIARKEAAAHLQRVEKGIAAQRRWYWRAVLRSAAARLKLFPVHKGDLQPRMQWVRSFLFAFVAFVEMAESSGDAHARVRPLIYQLFASQLARHVRLRQIIEAAEAIVAATSEQDVCVDTAAAAPSATSPLSLPLSDNEASVEALRRRVAEELARVKSRTADEEEVLEGRAHPMNCRADRRREQFESSGGAHGTQMLHDEALERHAEDYGHLAPPLLLHALESSSPNAFKEAQLVLRYAPQVSEKLRRSPIDVDQVVRRVVDVQETNNYASLHNAQQYRQVEYTVCRLYAGHYCLGEGKGETLMSAMQDASMRMLLNYYLRFPLSAPSPLESPTRAEGSSDGGSHGNGRAATATAHLPDGEDGNVGGVPAPRIRPPTTEEEVVL; this comes from the coding sequence ATGTGCGAGGGTGccacggtggcgctgcttgcTCTTCATCCTTCTTCTCTCGGCTCTAAgccacctctctcccctcccagCACTGACACACGTACAATGCGGCGCTCGCTGCGCTTGTGGTGCAGCAAGTTGGACCTGGATGGCAACCCCTCCCGCTACTTTCCGCGCTTCcgcccgcggcggctggTCATGCCAGTCGACCCGAGCGACCTCCACAGCGACAAGCGGCAACCGAACCCGCTATTCATGAAGGCGAAGGCGCAAAAACGCCAACGTCGCCGTGCCGAGATGCGCGGTGCCGTGCAGCTGGCAAGCGTTCCCAAGGAGCGCAGCGTGGGGGACGTGTACCGGCTCCTGATGGATGCCTGTGAGACGCAGAACTTGTTCTCCGATGCCGCGCTGACGCCGCGGACAGTGCGGGATCTGGAGTCTCTCCTGCAGGCCTACAACGCCGCTAGCGCAGTGCTGCGACGCTCTGTTCAAGCGCAAGCAGCTCCCCCCGATGGTGGAGCAGCGTCGGTTGGAGAATCGACAACGGAGCAGGGATCGCCACGTAACGACAGCGCGCCGCAACAGAGCTCTCCACTGTACTCGCTTGCCTTCCAAGCGAGTCCACCGCCAGTCGCCGCATcgtccttcgcctccgccgctgctgctgacacACTCTCCATTCGCGAAGTGGATCAGATGTGGTCGATGCTCGATCACACGCCCCTGAACGCCCCCGTGCACGGCGCTCTAGCGCTACGCGGGGACGCGCTGGTCCGTTCCGTATTGCTGGAGCTCACCTACTCTGCGTACCCGCGGCTGCGCTCGAAGCATGTGCAGCAGTTGCTGCATGAGACGACAGGGTTGCTGCCGTGCGGCCGCGTGGCCATGCGGATCGGCCTCGCCGAGCACTGCGGCGTAGAAGGTGACATCGCCATGTGGCGTGAGCTCAACGTCCTCTCGGAGCGCATGCGTATTGCGCGAaaggaggcagcggcacacctgcagcgcgtcgagAAGGGCAtagcagcgcagcgccggtggTACTGGAGGGCGGTGTTgcgctccgctgctgcacggctGAAGCTGTTTCCGGTGCACAAGGGGGACTTGCAACCGCGCATGCAGTGGGTGCGCAGCTTTCTCTTCGCCTTTGTCGCCTTCGTTGAGATGGCCGAGTCTTCCGGAGACGCCCATGCCCGCGTTCGACCGCTCATCTATCAACTGTTTGCGAGTCAGCTGGCACGCCATGTACGGCTCCGTCAGATCATCGAGGCTGCAGAGGCCATCGTTGCGGCCACGTCCGAGCAGGACGTCTGTGTAGatacagcagcagcagccccctcGGCGACTTCGCCTCTATCACTGCCGTTGAGTGATAATGAAGCGAGTGTCGaggcgctccgccgccgcgtcgctgaggagctggcgcgggTCAAGTCCCGCACtgcagacgaggaggaggtgctcgAGGGCCGTGCGCACCCAATGAACTGCAGGGCCGACCGGCGGCGCGAGCAGTTTGAgtccagcggcggcgcccatGGTACCCAGATGCTCCACGATGAGGCCCTCGAGAGGCACGCGGAGGACTACGGCCATCttgcaccaccgctgctgcttcatgCACTGGAGTCATCTAGCCCAAACGCGTTCAAAGAGGCGCAACTTGTCCTTCGCTATGCGCCACAGGTGTCCGAGAAACTGCGCCGATCACCGATCGACGTTGATCAggtggtgcgccgcgtcgtgGATGTGCAGGAGACAAACAACTACGCGTCACTGCACAACGCGCAGCAGTATCGCCAGGTGGAGTATACGGTGTGCCGCCTCTACGCCGGCCACTACTGCCTGGGTGAGGGGAAGGGCGAAACGCTGATGTCGGCGATGCAGGATGCATCCATGCGGATGCTGTTGAACTACTACCTCCGGTTTCCTTTGTCAGCACCATCGCCGCTCGAGTCGCCGACGCGGGCGGAGGGGAGCAGCGATGGTGGCAGTCATGGCAATGGCAGGGCTGCTACCGCGACGGCACACCTCcccgacggcgaggacggcaACGTGGGCggcgtgccggcgccgcggatTCGCCCGCCGACGACAGAGGAAGAAGTCGTGCTGTAG